The proteins below come from a single Eucalyptus grandis isolate ANBG69807.140 chromosome 3, ASM1654582v1, whole genome shotgun sequence genomic window:
- the LOC104421912 gene encoding AT-hook motif nuclear-localized protein 15 has translation MANRWWAGNVAMRGADPPPFQLSNADEDRRGGLSRGIPPIREQDFMDNANNAIATPTNSSGTSKTNPNLSEADSQDDDSHDNAGAGDDPGGSIHETPEPRSGSSSGSRSGRRPRGRPPGSKNKPRPPIVVTKESPNSLRSHILEISSGSDIAESIANFAQRRHRGVSVLSGSGIVTNVTLRQPTAPGGVIALQGRFEILSLNGAFLPAPSPPGATGLTVYLSGGQGQVVGGTAVGPLVASGPVMVVAATFSNATYEQLPVEDEAEEANVAVGDGGETMQLQPTSAGMSHPGNSGSHNSGSQSSQGLANQHHASSSMPMFTLPPNLMPNGQVHDMFWATPRPPPSY, from the coding sequence ATGGCAAATCGGTGGTGGGCCGGGAATGTGGCGATGAGGGGCGCAGATCCGCCTCCTTTCCAGCTGAGTAACGCGGACGAGGACCGCAGGGGCGGTTTGAGCAGGGGCATACCTCCGATTAGAGAACAAGACTTCATGGACAACGCCAATAACGCGATTGCCACGCCCACAAACAGCAGCGGCACTAGCAAAACCAATCCAAACCTTAGCGAGGCCGACTCTCAGGATGATGACAGCCACGACAACGCAGGAGCCGGTGATGACCCAGGAGGCTCCATCCACGAGACCCCTGAGCCCCGCAGCGGCAGTAGCAGCGGCAGCAGAAGTGGGCGAAGGCCCAGAGGCCGGCCTCCTGGGTCGAAGAACAAGCCGAGACCCCCTATTGTGGTCACCAAAGAGAGCCCTAACTCACTGCGTAGCCACATACTCGAAATCAGCAGTGGGAGTGACATCGCGGAGAGCATCGCAAACTTCGCACAGCGGAGACATAGGGGGGTTTCCGTTCTCAGCGGGAGTGGAATCGTGACTAACGTCACTCTTAGGCAGCCCACTGCGCCTGGAGGAGTTATCGCTCTTCAAGGAAGATTTGAGATCTTGTCCCTGAATGGCGCGTTCTTGCCCGCTCCATCGCCGCCAGGGGCCACCGGGCTGACGGTCTATTTGTCGGGTGGGCAGGGGCAGGTAGTTGGGGGCACAGCTGTGGGTCCGTTGGTCGCATCAGGGCCAGTAATGGTTGTCGCAGCCACGTTTAGTAATGCAACGTATGAGCAGCTGCCGGTGGAGGATGAGGCGGAGGAGGCGAATGTGGCAGTGGGGGACGGTGGTGAGACAATGCAATTGCAGCCGACATCGGCAGGAATGAGTCATCCTGGAAATAGCGGTAGTCATAATTCTGGATCTCAGTCTTCTCAAGGATTAGCAAATCAACATCACGCTTCATCTTCTATGCCGATGTTCACTTTGCCTCCTAATTTGATGCCTAACGGACAAGTCCATGATATGTTCTGGGCCACTCCTCGTCCCCCGCCTTCTTACTGA